The genomic segment TTGATTCGGTGCGACCTTTTCCTTGGCCCACAGTGTCGCCTGCATACCCGAACAGGAAGATATTGCTTAAGCAAGGTAAAAAAAAACTTCACGGCGGCAAAGTCAGAGGGGCGGGGAAGAACATGGTAGGCGAGCGCAGATGTGCGGGTGTACGGACAGAGGACGGCGGAAGTCCTTCAGCTAAGGCAAGGCAAgcacaacaacagcaacaaggTATTGATCATGCGCATGCCCTGGATTGCACTCTTCCAAGCTGCGCCATTGTAGTGCTAAAACGGCAACATAAAAGCCGATTTGAGAAAGCAAAAACTCACCCGGGAGCAGGTAGGCCGCCAGAGGAAGGACAGAGGTGCCAACCGGAGATGTCCGTGCACGCAGAACATCCCCGCAAAAGACCCGCGCTGCATGTGTTTGCTCTTTCCCACAcagcaggggagggggatcgCGGTAGAAGGCAGGACAAGGGCAGCGGGTAAGTGTCCCaatgcgcacacacaaaaataATATGGCTGATAAAAAGCGAGGAGACACAataaaaaaaagaaagacacacacacacatatcgcaccgctgcgcacTCCAGGCCGTTGCCCAAGCGACCGAAAGCGAGAGAGCTCTGAAGGGTGCCCTTGTAGGGGTCGCAACACTGCAGGTACACGCAAAACGTCACATAGTGCGGCAGCCTCTTCTCgataccccccccctcctctcctcctcctccccgacccgaaaaaaaaaggaggtgCGCGCTAAACTGCTGTTTGCGCACGGCTAATCAGGTTCGTGGAACCAGAGGTGGGGTAGCCACGCAACTCCAGAAGCGgcatggcagcagcagccacagcatTGCACACAGAACGCATCACTGCTCTCTTCCTAGGAGGCGCCTTCTCTGCCAAGTCTGCCAACGATCCCCACGCGACCGACCAAAACTCTGTCCGAACGCCGCGCTTCGATCCAAGAGTGTCCACGTGCCGTAACTTCTCGCTTTTTAGTAGGTAGAGAAGGGGGTACAGCTCTTGGCCGCTGATGCCCAATTTCCGCCACGTCTTGCTCTTGTACCGAAATTCCTTGCGGCGCTCGGACACGATTTCgttcttttcgtttctgACATCTTCCGCTTGGCCGTGCTCTCCCGACACGGCGGCAGACGGGTGCACCTCGCACAAAAACGTGGCGTCTTTGTCAAGATCAACTCCGATCTCTTCCCACGTCTCACGCTGCGCCGTTTTCTGCGGCGACTCGTCCCCCTCACTGCCGCCTTGCACCGTTTGGCGGAACTTCACGTTGCTCGTCCCCGCAGGCTGGCAAAGAAGAAATTGAGCCCTCTCATTCACGAAAAATACCTGAACGCTGCGACGATACGCACAGCCGTCTTGGCCGCGAACAATCACCATTGCTGCCTCCCTCTCGGATAGCCGGGCGTGCTCACGCGCGAGTATGGCCGTCTCCCCATTCTTTGATGGC from the Leishmania major strain Friedlin complete genome, chromosome 32 genome contains:
- a CDS encoding putative NUDIX hydrolase dihydroneopterin triphosphate pyrophosphohydrolase/hydrolase, with the translated sequence MVIVRGQDGCAYRRSVQVFFVNERAQFLLCQPAGTSNVKFRQTVQGGSEGDESPQKTAQRETWEEIGVDLDKDATFLCEVHPSAAVSGEHGQAEDVRNEKNEIVSERRKEFRYKSKTWRKLGISGQELYPLLYLLKSEKLRHVDTLGSKRGVRTEFWSVAWGSLADLAEKAPPRKRAVMRSVCNAVAAAAMPLLELRGYPTSGSTNLISRAQTAV